The following coding sequences lie in one Polyangiaceae bacterium genomic window:
- a CDS encoding type I restriction endonuclease, with translation MTANHTERAFEDAIEAHLVDHGGWQRGDAADFSPELALERKHVFAFIEATQPDLWAELKKQHGSSLEQTLLDWLTKALDQRGTLDVLRHGFKFYGKKIHLAYFKPAHSLNPDVLALYEENRLVVTRQVKFNPASEESIDMLLSLNGLPVATVELKNPLTHQTVEHAKRQYKKRDQKLKLFQFKKRALVHFAVDPDLVSMTTRLSGNQTSFLPFNRGDSGGAGNPQNPDGYRTAYLWEEVWQRDSFLDVVGRFIHLLTEEKWIDGKRTTKETMVFPRYHQLDVVRKLEAASRSDGAGASYLVQHSAGSGKSNSIAWLAHRLSELHDGEDKKVFDSVVVVTDRRVLDRQLQDTIYQFEHKQGVVEPIDSDSGQLAAALAKGTPIVITTLQKFPFVTGKIGELPNRRYAVIVDEAHSSQTGEAARGMKEVLAPKTLEEAEQTDPADEDYEDRILEVMASRGKQPNLSFFAFTATPKAKTLELFGTPDTEGMPRPFHLYSMRQAIEEGFILDVLRHYTTYKTFYRLAKQIDEDPEVPKRQAARSLARFMSLHPHNVAQKTEVMVEHFLQRVRHKIDGRAKAMVVTSSRLHAVRYKQSFDKYIREHGYQELLRALVAFSGTVRDPDSGLEFTEPGMNEGISEKQLRERFATDEFQVLLVANKYQTGFDQPLLHTMYVDKRLSGVQAVQTLSRLNRIHPGKTDTFVLDFVNDADEIERSFQPYYEGTTVSERADPQELYRLQHELDAAQIYLGSEVDGFCRYFYAPKHRQTVRDQAEMNHFLDPGVDRFKALDADPQDDFRGKLTAFVRLYAFLSQVMPFADQDLEKRYSFGRYLLTKLGPPQKSGVIDIDDDVALRYYRLQKVREGSIVLTVADGGVVKGLTDVGTRAATDEKAKLSEIIEVLNDRFGTDFTKADQLFFDQVIEEAKADGEMVQQAHANDLDNFSLAAKQKVQDLMIARLEDNEDIVTKYLNEVEFRNAAFGELVKRIYEEVRGKLGE, from the coding sequence ATGACAGCAAACCACACGGAGCGCGCGTTTGAGGACGCCATCGAGGCCCATCTCGTTGATCACGGCGGCTGGCAAAGGGGCGACGCCGCCGACTTCAGCCCGGAGCTGGCGCTGGAGCGGAAGCACGTCTTCGCGTTCATCGAAGCGACCCAGCCCGACCTGTGGGCGGAGTTGAAGAAACAGCACGGCAGCAGTCTCGAGCAGACACTGCTGGACTGGCTCACGAAAGCCCTCGACCAGCGCGGAACGCTGGACGTGCTCAGGCACGGGTTCAAATTCTACGGCAAGAAGATCCATCTCGCCTACTTCAAGCCCGCCCACAGCCTGAACCCCGACGTGCTGGCGCTCTACGAGGAGAATCGCCTGGTCGTGACGCGGCAGGTGAAGTTCAACCCGGCGTCCGAGGAGAGCATCGACATGCTCCTCAGCCTGAACGGGCTGCCGGTAGCGACCGTTGAGCTGAAAAACCCGCTGACGCATCAGACCGTCGAGCACGCGAAGCGCCAGTACAAGAAGCGGGACCAGAAGCTCAAGCTCTTTCAATTCAAGAAGCGAGCGCTCGTTCACTTCGCGGTCGATCCGGATCTGGTGTCCATGACCACCCGTTTGTCGGGGAATCAAACCAGCTTTCTGCCGTTCAACCGGGGCGACAGCGGTGGCGCGGGCAACCCTCAGAACCCAGACGGTTACCGCACGGCCTACCTCTGGGAAGAGGTGTGGCAACGGGACAGCTTCCTGGACGTCGTCGGGCGGTTCATCCACTTGTTGACGGAAGAGAAGTGGATCGACGGAAAGCGCACCACCAAAGAGACGATGGTCTTCCCTCGGTACCACCAACTGGACGTCGTGCGAAAGCTCGAAGCGGCCAGCCGGAGTGACGGTGCCGGGGCGAGCTACCTGGTTCAGCACTCCGCCGGCAGCGGCAAGAGCAACTCCATCGCCTGGCTCGCCCATCGACTGAGTGAGCTCCACGACGGCGAAGACAAGAAGGTCTTCGACTCTGTGGTGGTCGTTACCGACCGACGCGTGCTCGACCGGCAGCTCCAGGACACGATCTACCAGTTCGAGCACAAGCAGGGCGTGGTCGAGCCCATCGACAGCGATTCGGGCCAGCTGGCGGCGGCACTCGCCAAAGGCACGCCCATCGTCATCACCACGCTGCAGAAGTTCCCCTTCGTCACGGGGAAGATCGGGGAGCTGCCGAATCGGCGCTACGCGGTGATCGTGGACGAAGCCCACAGCTCCCAGACCGGCGAGGCCGCGCGGGGGATGAAGGAAGTGCTCGCCCCGAAGACACTGGAAGAGGCCGAACAGACCGACCCGGCCGACGAGGATTACGAGGATCGCATTCTCGAGGTCATGGCCTCGCGCGGCAAGCAGCCGAACCTGAGCTTCTTCGCGTTCACTGCCACGCCCAAAGCCAAGACCCTAGAGCTGTTCGGAACACCCGACACCGAGGGCATGCCTCGGCCGTTTCACCTGTACTCGATGCGCCAGGCCATCGAGGAGGGATTCATCCTCGACGTCTTGAGGCACTACACGACGTACAAGACGTTCTATCGGTTGGCGAAGCAGATCGACGAGGACCCGGAGGTTCCGAAACGCCAGGCAGCCCGGTCGCTCGCCCGTTTCATGAGCCTGCACCCCCACAACGTGGCGCAGAAGACCGAGGTCATGGTCGAGCACTTCCTTCAGAGAGTGCGGCACAAGATCGACGGCCGGGCGAAGGCAATGGTCGTCACCAGCTCTCGCCTCCACGCGGTGCGCTACAAGCAGTCGTTCGACAAGTACATCCGGGAGCACGGCTACCAAGAGCTGCTCCGCGCGCTGGTTGCTTTCTCTGGGACCGTGCGGGACCCCGACAGCGGCCTTGAGTTCACCGAGCCCGGCATGAACGAAGGCATCAGCGAGAAGCAGCTCCGGGAGCGCTTCGCCACGGACGAGTTCCAGGTCTTGCTCGTAGCCAACAAGTACCAGACCGGGTTTGACCAGCCGCTCCTGCACACGATGTACGTGGACAAGCGCCTCTCGGGCGTGCAAGCGGTCCAGACACTGTCGCGCCTCAACCGCATCCATCCCGGCAAGACCGACACATTCGTTCTGGACTTCGTGAACGACGCTGACGAAATCGAGCGGTCGTTCCAGCCGTACTACGAAGGCACCACCGTCTCCGAGCGCGCGGACCCGCAGGAGCTGTACCGCCTGCAGCACGAACTCGATGCAGCCCAGATCTATCTGGGCTCTGAGGTCGACGGCTTCTGCCGCTACTTCTACGCCCCGAAGCACCGGCAGACAGTCCGAGACCAGGCGGAGATGAATCACTTCCTCGACCCCGGCGTGGACCGTTTCAAGGCGCTCGACGCCGATCCGCAAGACGACTTCCGGGGCAAGCTAACGGCGTTCGTCCGGCTGTACGCGTTCTTGTCCCAGGTGATGCCCTTCGCGGACCAAGACCTGGAGAAGCGCTATTCCTTCGGCCGCTACTTGCTGACGAAGCTCGGTCCCCCGCAGAAGTCCGGTGTGATCGACATCGACGACGACGTTGCCCTTCGGTACTACCGCCTCCAGAAGGTTCGCGAAGGAAGCATCGTGCTCACCGTAGCCGACGGGGGCGTGGTGAAAGGCCTGACCGACGTCGGGACGCGAGCGGCCACCGACGAGAAGGCCAAGCTCTCGGAAATCATCGAGGTGCTCAACGATCGTTTTGGCACCGACTTCACCAAGGCCGACCAGCTGTTCTTCGACCAAGTCATCGAAGAAGCTAAGGCAGATGGCGAAATGGTCCAACAGGCGCACGCCAACGACCTCGACAATTTCTCACTGGCCGCCAAGCAAAAGGTCCAAGATTTGATGATCGCCCGGCTTGAGGACAACGAGGACATCGTGACCAAGTACTTGAACGAAGTAGAGTTCAGGAACGCAGCGTTTGGGGAGCTGGTGAAGAGGATTTATGAGGAAGTCAGGGGAAAGCTAGGCGAATGA